One stretch of Miscanthus floridulus cultivar M001 chromosome 18, ASM1932011v1, whole genome shotgun sequence DNA includes these proteins:
- the LOC136523066 gene encoding uncharacterized protein gives MAPSFARSISFPLSPSRSSSTKPRAASSAAAAYHARSVSLPCRSHPILAHLHAHISAVRAWAQDPATSGAATGLAHVDALHAALGDLLDLPEAQAALSLSATGDRLLDAFLRLADAHGSFQEAVVELKRDVAEALAAVRRRDGARLASALRSQRKAGKDLARLAASAARDGATAGSSRPSRLGLGSAAEVEVAGLLAEAAAATAAASAALFGTVASMSASASAAACSCKRTAALMCLTKKVSEEEKETVALVERLEELEECIDGLEAGSDKVFRTLVQTRVALLNINTHIF, from the coding sequence ATGGCGCCCAGCTTCGCCCGCTCCATCTCCTTCCCTCTGAGCCCGTCCAGGTCGTCGTCGACCAAGCCCCGCGCGGCGTCCTCTGCCGCCGCCGCGTACCACGCCCGGTCCGTCAGCCTCCCGTGCCGCTCGCACCCGATCCTCGCGCACCTCCACGCGCACATCAGCGCAGTGCGCGCGTGGGCGCAGGACCCGGCCACGTCCGGCGCCGCCACGGGCCTGGCGCACGTGGACGCGCTCCACGCCGCGCTCGGCGACCTCCTGGACCTCCCCGAGGCGCAGGCCGCGCTCTCCCTCTCCGCCACCGGCGACCGCCTCCTGGACGCCTTCCTCCGCCTGGCCGACGCGCACGGCAGCTTCCAGGAGGCCGTGGTGGAGCTGAAGCGGGACGTGGCGGAGGCGCTGGCCGCCGTGCGCCGCCGCGACGGCGCGCGTCTGGCCTCCGCGCTCAGGTCGCAGCGCAAGGCTGGCAAGGACCTCGCCCGCCTCGCGGCCTCCGCCGCCAGGGACGGCGCGACCGCCGGCAGCAGCAGGCCCTCACGCCTCGGCCTCGGCAGCGCGGCGGAGGTCGAGGTGGCCGGGCTTCTGGCCGAGGCCGCCGCGGCCACGGCCGCCGCGTCGGCCGCGCTGTTCGGCACCGTCGCCTCCATGTCCGCGTCGGCTTCCGCCGCCGCGTGCTCCTGCAAGAGGACCGCGGCGCTCATGTGCCTCACCAAGAAGGTgtcggaggaggagaaggagacggtGGCGCTCGTGGAGAGGCTGGAGGAGCTGGAGGAGTGCATCGACGGCCTGGAGGCCGGCAGTGACAAGGTGTTCAGGACCCTCGTGCAGACCAGGGTTGCGCTGCTCAACATAAACACCCACATCTTCTAG
- the LOC136519484 gene encoding uncharacterized protein, with product MAPAFGRSISFPLSPARSSSSTTKKQARHVRSISLPTCRAHPLLAHLHATTRAVRAWAATAGADPCTTTSTPSAGLAHLDALHAALAELLVLPEPRAALATATAFSDRLLDGLLALADGHGAFRETLLDLRRHAAEAQAALRRRDAARLASAVRAQRSAEKDLARLASSARAAARLPLLPVVPAATSVTEVEVSGVLAEALAAAASASAAVFAALEAVSSAATAAAASASSKKPAATATLMSLVTRSSKATAASDEDMELAALEKMERLDECIAEMEAGNDKVFRSILHARVALLNIRTQTW from the coding sequence ATGGCGCCCGCCTTCGGTCGCTCCATCTCCTTCCCGCTGAGCCCggcgcgctcctcctcctccaccaccaagaAACAAGCGCGCCACGTGCGTTCCATCAGCCTCCCGACCTGCCGCGCGCACCCGCTGCTCGCGCACCTCCACGCCACCACCCGCGCCGTCCGCGCCTGGGCCGCCACCGCCGGCGCCGACCCctgcaccaccacctccaccccgTCCGCGGGCCTCGCCCACCTCGACGCGCTCCACGCCGCACTGGCCGAGCTCCTCGTGCTCCCGGAGCCCCGCGCCGCgctcgccaccgccaccgccttctCGGACCGCCTCCTGGACGGCCTGCTCGCCCTCGCAGACGGGCACGGCGCGTTCCGGGAGACCCTCCTCGACCTCAGGCGCCACGCCGCAGAGGCCCAGGCCGCGCTTCGTCGCCGCGACGCGGCGCGCCTCGCGTCGGCCGTCCGCGCCCAGCGTAGCGCCGAGAAGGACCTCGCCCGCCTCGCGTCctccgcgcgcgccgccgccagaCTCCCTCTACTCCCCGTGGTGCCCGCGGCCACCAGCGTCACCGAGGTCGAGGTGTCCGGGGTGCTCGCCGAGGCCCTGGCCGCCGCGGCGTCCGCGTCCGCGGCCGTGTTCGCCGCGCTCGAGGCCGTGTCGTCCGCCGCCACCGCGGCCGCCGCGTCTGCTTCCTCCAAGAaaccggcggccacggcgacgcTCATGTCTCTGGTCACCAGGAGCAGCAAGGCCACGGCCGCCTCCGACGAGGACATGGAGCTGGCTGCGCTAGAGAAGATGGAGCGGCTTGACGAGTGCATCGCCGAGATGGAAGCCGGGAACGACAAGGTGTTCAGGAGCATCCTGCACGCTAGAGTTGCACTGCTCAACATTCGCACCCAGACATGGTGA
- the LOC136519526 gene encoding uncharacterized protein, translated as MAPSFGRSISFQLSPARAITRPRAAAAGHVRSISLPPCRSHSHPLLAHLQAQTAAALAWATSASTSPSTGLALIDALHAALAELLLLPEPQTLVRRACASSDRLLDAFLLLADAHRGFQESLLALRRDAADARAALRRRDAARLASAARAQRRAEKDLARLAAAVSSSVARSARLAALGSATATAEETEMAAALMDAAAASAAASAAVFSAVASVSAATSSSKKAAMTFAAAFAKKPETADVAPEKLEELERCIDECESGREVVFRSIVRTRVSLLNIRTPAI; from the coding sequence ATGGCGCCCAGCTTCGGCCGCTCCATCTCCTTCCAGCTGAGCCCAGCGCGCGCCATCACCCGGCCCCGCGCCGCGGCCGCGGGCCACGTCCGCTCCATCAGCCTGCCGCCGTGCCGCTCCCACTCCCACCCGCTCCTGGCGCACCTGCAGGCCCagaccgccgccgccctcgcctgggccacctccgcctccacctccccATCCACTGGCCTCGCACTTATCGACGCGCTCCACGCCGCGCTCgccgagctcctcctcctcccagaaCCCCAGACCTTGGTCCGCCGCGCCTGCGCCTCATCCGACCGCCTCCTCGACGCCTTCCTCCTCCTCGCTGACGCGCACCGCGGGTTCCAGGAGTCACTCCTCGCGCTCCGCCGCGACGCGGCCGACGCCCGCGCTGCCCTCCGCAGGCGCGACGCCGCCAGGCTCGCCTCCGCCGCGCGCGCCCAGCGCAGGGCCGAGAAGGACCtcgcccgcctcgccgccgccgtctcctcCTCCGTTGCCAGGTCCGCCCGCCTGGCTGCGCTCGGAtcagccaccgccaccgccgaggAGACCGAGATGGCCGCCGCGCTCATGGACGCCGCGGCGGCCAGCGCCGCGGCATCCGCCGCCGTGTTCTCGGCCGTCGCGTCCGTGTCTGCCGCCACGTCCTCCAGCAAGAAGGCCGCGATGACCTTCGCTGCTGCCTTCGCCAAGAAGCCAGAGACGGCCGATGTGGCGCCGGAGAAGCTCGAGGAGCTTGAGCGATGCATTGACGAGTGCGAGAGCGGCCGCGAGGTGGTGTTCAGGAGCATTGTTCGGACTAGGGTTTCGTTGCTCAACATCCGTACTCCGGCGATCTAG